Genomic segment of Pseudomonadota bacterium:
GGCGCTGATACATCACGCACCAGAGCAGACAAGAGAGGCAGAGTCCAGGAATGAACCGTGACAGGGTGAGACGCATCGCAGCGGCTGCTGCGATGATGCTGATGCTTCAGAGTGGCGGCGTTAGCGCGTCTCCGGCCGGGGGGGCGCCGCTGCCCGCGGCCGCCCCTTCTGCCTCGCCATCCGTGAGCGCATCGCCCGCGGAAGCGTCTCCGCCGCCCGTGACCTACAGCAATCTCACGTTCGTTGATGCGCTCAACGTCGCACTCCATCTGCAGCCTACGGTGCAGGTGGCGGAGACCCTGCTCGCCAAGGCCGAGGCCTTGCTCAAAGGCGCGGGCAAGCAGCCCAACCCCAGCGCCATAGTGAGCCTGTACTCCGACGGCATCACGCCGCGTCGCAATGAGCTGCTCATCCCCCTCGATCTGTTCGATCGACCGGCGTATCGCCGCAAAGCGGCCAAGGCCGATTCAGAGGCGCGTCGCGCCGACCTCGGCACCACCCGTCTCCTGGTGGCCCGCACCGTTCTGAAGTCGTACTTCGCCTACTGGCAGGCCATTCGCCGATGTCGCGTCGTCTTTCTGTATCGGATGCTGCTCGAACAGATGCTTCATGTGGCGGATTCCGACAAGGCGGGACGTTACACCCCTCTCGAGAAGCTGCGCCTGCGCACCGAGCTCGATCGCGCAGACAATGATCTCGCGTTGGAGGAGGGAGATCGTGAGGTGGCCATGGGTCTGCTGAACGCCGTCATGGCGCGCAATCTCGAGACGCCCATCTACCTCAACGGTCGTCTGTCATCCGAACCGCACGATCCCTATCCCGCGCTCACCTCCCTCGATGAGCTGATGACGCACAGCCTCGCACGTCCGGAGATATTGGCGGCGCGCAAGAACGCCGAGGCGGCGCGCATGCGCTACGAGGTGAGCATGCGCAGCGGCGCGCCCACCGTGGGCCTTCTCGCCTACGGCACCGCCTTCTGGTTCGAGGAGCCCTATATCCGCCGACAGCGGGGCGAGCAGATCTTCGTGACCTTCCCTCAGCTCTGGGACTGGGGCAGCGCCCACGCCGAGCGAGAAGGGGCAAAGCTCGAGGCAAAGGCGCTCGAGCAGAAGGTGAAGGCCGTCATGCTGGCCGTGCAGACCGAGGTGATGACGTCGTGGCAGTCATACCAGGCCGCTGATCGCCGCCACGGTGGTCTCTCTGCCCAGTACCACACCGCCGTTGACGCATGGAAGGGCGTGCGCGACCGCTTTCCTGGCGGTGGCCTGATGGTCGACGAGGCCGTCAACACAGCCAGGTCAGCACGCGATGCGCTTCAGCTCTACATCCAGGCCGAGGCGCAGTTCCACGTCGCGCGCATCAACAC
This window contains:
- a CDS encoding TolC family protein; the protein is MNRDRVRRIAAAAAMMLMLQSGGVSASPAGGAPLPAAAPSASPSVSASPAEASPPPVTYSNLTFVDALNVALHLQPTVQVAETLLAKAEALLKGAGKQPNPSAIVSLYSDGITPRRNELLIPLDLFDRPAYRRKAAKADSEARRADLGTTRLLVARTVLKSYFAYWQAIRRCRVVFLYRMLLEQMLHVADSDKAGRYTPLEKLRLRTELDRADNDLALEEGDREVAMGLLNAVMARNLETPIYLNGRLSSEPHDPYPALTSLDELMTHSLARPEILAARKNAEAARMRYEVSMRSGAPTVGLLAYGTAFWFEEPYIRRQRGEQIFVTFPQLWDWGSAHAEREGAKLEAKALEQKVKAVMLAVQTEVMTSWQSYQAADRRHGGLSAQYHTAVDAWKGVRDRFPGGGLMVDEAVNTARSARDALQLYIQAEAQFHVARINTLWTAGHAIFPEGYVPQDVPEETDDPIYRPSYKAPPVKAPEQRPTDDL